Proteins from one Bifidobacterium sp. ESL0732 genomic window:
- a CDS encoding DUF1778 domain-containing protein: protein MATKIKKTSRLEIRLTPEERQIIERAATLKGSTITQWTARHLLNAAQEDIEQETQLKLTNEAFDAFLKALDEPMPKEMQELLSRDPQWA, encoded by the coding sequence ATGGCTACCAAAATCAAGAAGACTTCACGGCTCGAGATTCGACTGACCCCAGAGGAACGCCAAATCATCGAACGGGCAGCCACGCTCAAGGGCTCCACCATCACGCAATGGACGGCGCGGCATCTGCTCAATGCAGCGCAAGAGGACATCGAACAGGAAACCCAGCTCAAACTCACCAACGAGGCATTCGATGCCTTCCTCAAAGCCCTTGACGAGCCTATGCCGAAGGAGATGCAAGAACTCCTTTCTAGGGACCCGCAATGGGCGTAG
- a CDS encoding DUF4432 family protein, producing MTFGYSSSPLPADLSRLVSSADQLCNVEMFTRQSGPGAGSPVLEVHNPKGISFEVLADRCMDIGWADAYGIPLGWRSSRGNIASGFVEPTGDGWCRTFPGGLLSTCGLESTGLASSVGNRKYGLHGRIGHIPVDNLTWKLDRSASGSTCIVIDGDALEAGLGSPSLRLHRTISADIESPRLVVEDTVENLGFSLAGHMMRHHITLGYPIIQPGSVVTSQSVICGHRGDDGVNGRSLPWTLGACDAPQDEEVYYCNPTQPDQCKTTVTSPLDQSLTVVQDVDSWPMLVLWRDASPGVNVFAIEPSTSKDGGRWQAERDGEVIWLEPGSIRHYHTEIYMEL from the coding sequence ATGACATTCGGCTATTCCTCAAGCCCGTTGCCTGCCGACCTTTCCAGGTTGGTCTCTTCGGCCGACCAGCTGTGCAATGTGGAAATGTTCACTCGTCAATCCGGTCCGGGTGCCGGTTCGCCGGTGCTCGAAGTGCATAATCCCAAGGGGATATCCTTCGAAGTCCTTGCTGACAGGTGCATGGATATCGGTTGGGCGGATGCATATGGAATTCCACTGGGTTGGCGCTCCTCACGCGGCAATATTGCTTCCGGTTTTGTTGAACCAACAGGTGACGGTTGGTGCAGGACATTCCCCGGTGGCCTGTTGTCGACATGCGGATTGGAAAGCACAGGCTTGGCCTCGAGTGTGGGGAATAGGAAGTACGGGCTTCATGGCCGCATAGGTCATATACCCGTCGATAATCTCACATGGAAGCTGGATCGCAGCGCCTCTGGTTCGACGTGCATCGTTATAGACGGTGATGCGCTCGAGGCCGGACTGGGGTCGCCCTCGTTAAGGCTTCACAGGACCATTTCGGCTGATATTGAAAGCCCTCGTCTCGTGGTGGAGGATACCGTCGAGAATCTCGGCTTTTCGCTTGCCGGGCATATGATGAGGCATCATATCACTTTGGGTTATCCGATCATCCAACCGGGGTCCGTGGTGACTTCACAATCCGTTATCTGCGGTCACCGCGGTGATGACGGCGTGAATGGGCGTTCATTGCCTTGGACGTTGGGTGCTTGCGATGCTCCGCAGGATGAAGAAGTGTATTACTGCAATCCGACTCAACCGGATCAGTGTAAGACAACCGTGACATCCCCGCTTGACCAATCGCTTACCGTGGTGCAGGATGTCGACAGTTGGCCGATGCTGGTTCTATGGCGAGACGCTTCCCCGGGAGTCAATGTGTTTGCGATTGAGCCTTCGACTTCAAAAGATGGAGGCAGATGGCAGGCAGAACGAGATGGTGAGGTAATATGGTTGGAACCTGGCAGTATTAGACATTATCATACAGAGATATACATGGAATTATAA
- a CDS encoding ABC transporter permease, whose translation MDKKEQKHETNKAVAFNDEVSETKNFNLLSFVKRYYLFLLLIVLCIVVGIVQPSFWSLGNMSNVLFQTAYIGISACGMTILIASGLIDLSLAGIIAVSSIMVAKILPTSTVEMAILVALVLGALFGLINGLLVGMVKIAPFIATLGTQYLFLGTAFIMTQGKVVPITSHNYRSLTTSKIAGIIPIALVVFILLLALTFFIVKHTYIGRNARAIGSNEVSAGLAGISVPWTKIIVFVFSGICAALAGVFLAGRLSSTEGNMAMGIEMTVIAAVVVGGTSMRGGKASISGTLVGSIFFAVLSSALNILGVSSYLQYVVTGVVLIAAIAFGNRKLTMLEVRGED comes from the coding sequence ATGGACAAAAAAGAACAAAAACATGAAACGAACAAGGCTGTAGCTTTCAACGATGAAGTTTCCGAAACCAAAAACTTCAATCTTCTTTCATTCGTGAAGCGCTACTATCTGTTCCTACTGCTGATCGTGCTCTGCATCGTGGTCGGTATCGTTCAGCCGAGTTTCTGGAGTTTGGGCAACATGTCCAATGTGCTCTTTCAAACCGCCTACATCGGTATTTCGGCGTGCGGCATGACGATCCTGATAGCGAGCGGACTGATTGACCTCTCGTTGGCCGGTATCATCGCGGTCAGCTCCATCATGGTGGCCAAGATTCTGCCGACAAGCACGGTGGAAATGGCCATTCTGGTAGCGCTCGTCCTCGGTGCCCTGTTTGGGCTTATCAACGGTTTGCTGGTCGGTATGGTGAAAATCGCACCGTTCATTGCCACGCTGGGTACGCAGTACCTCTTCCTCGGCACCGCCTTCATCATGACCCAAGGCAAGGTGGTTCCGATCACCTCCCACAATTACCGTTCGCTGACCACTTCCAAGATCGCTGGAATCATACCGATCGCATTGGTGGTGTTTATCCTTTTGCTAGCCCTGACGTTCTTCATTGTCAAGCACACCTACATAGGACGTAATGCAAGAGCCATCGGTTCCAACGAGGTCTCCGCCGGTCTGGCCGGTATTTCGGTTCCCTGGACCAAGATTATCGTTTTCGTCTTTTCCGGGATCTGTGCCGCGCTTGCTGGTGTGTTCCTCGCCGGCCGTCTTTCTTCGACCGAAGGCAACATGGCCATGGGCATTGAAATGACCGTGATTGCCGCAGTCGTGGTTGGCGGTACCTCGATGCGAGGCGGCAAGGCATCGATTTCCGGCACCTTGGTCGGTTCCATCTTCTTCGCGGTGCTCTCCAGCGCCCTGAACATCCTGGGTGTTTCTTCCTACCTTCAGTACGTTGTCACCGGTGTCGTTCTTATCGCCGCCATCGCTTTCGGCAACAGGAAGCTGACGATGTTGGAAGTGAGAGGCGAGGACTAG
- the rpsP gene encoding 30S ribosomal protein S16 gives MATKIRLKRMGKKFYAFYRIVVMDSRKKRDGESIEEIGLYDPNQQPSMIKIDSDRAQYWLGVGAQPSDPVLNLLKITGDWQKFKGLPGAEGTLKVAEETPDAAARVEAAEADAQKRKAKQSEAKAKAEAEKAAEAAKADEAKADEAGAEEAKADETVEESKKTEKAE, from the coding sequence ATGGCTACCAAGATTCGTCTGAAGCGCATGGGTAAGAAGTTCTATGCCTTCTACCGCATTGTCGTCATGGATTCGCGCAAGAAGCGCGACGGCGAGTCGATCGAGGAGATCGGCCTGTATGATCCAAACCAACAGCCTTCGATGATCAAGATCGATTCCGATCGTGCTCAGTACTGGCTTGGCGTCGGTGCACAGCCGAGCGACCCGGTGCTCAATCTTTTGAAGATCACCGGTGACTGGCAGAAGTTCAAGGGTCTGCCGGGCGCCGAAGGCACGCTCAAGGTCGCCGAGGAAACCCCGGATGCCGCTGCTCGTGTCGAGGCCGCAGAGGCCGACGCTCAGAAGCGCAAGGCCAAGCAGTCCGAAGCCAAGGCGAAAGCCGAAGCCGAGAAGGCTGCGGAAGCCGCCAAGGCCGACGAAGCGAAGGCCGACGAAGCCGGCGCTGAAGAGGCCAAGGCCGACGAGACCGTCGAGGAATCCAAGAAGACCGAGAAGGCTGAGTAA
- a CDS encoding sugar ABC transporter ATP-binding protein, which produces MDSVLQTEQLVQEYPGVKALKGISIAVKAGEILALVGENGAGKSTLIRMLAGIEQPVSGKIFLKGKEQSFKSSSDSQNHGIAVVSQEFRQVGELTVAENIYLGHEIVSHGIIDKKATHAKAKALLDELGLDLDLDRYVSSLTIGDQQLVEIARALSLQFDVIIMDEPTAALNNSETEKLHRIVKRLAADGKAVIYVSHHLEEVFQICDTVDVLRNGKLVFSGPVADTNEQSLVEQMLGRKAEVYNKTDTTADKSPIGLQVKDVIIGRFPTAFNFEVRKGEILGIAGLVGSGRTEISRALFGQMPILSGSVLVDDKPVNLSNNRKAIRQGIFMLSEDRKNEGIIPHLDVIENSMIAKNKKDLPFAERFLPIAKKEKDSFDELKGKMNIKVQNDNELIVSLSGGNQQKVLFARAVLTGCSVLILNEPTRGVDVGAKIEIYQLIKELADSGVSIIVSSSDAPEIAAIANRCIVLFAGKEVAEFKGSDVTEENIIAASVGSMNKEGE; this is translated from the coding sequence ATGGATAGCGTATTACAAACTGAACAATTGGTTCAGGAATATCCTGGTGTAAAAGCCTTAAAGGGGATATCTATCGCAGTAAAGGCTGGAGAGATTCTAGCCCTGGTCGGCGAAAACGGGGCTGGCAAAAGCACGTTAATCCGTATGCTTGCAGGAATCGAACAGCCCGTTTCGGGGAAGATTTTTCTTAAAGGCAAGGAACAGAGCTTCAAGAGTTCTTCAGATTCTCAGAATCACGGCATTGCCGTCGTCAGCCAGGAGTTTCGCCAGGTTGGTGAACTGACCGTTGCCGAAAACATTTATCTGGGTCATGAGATTGTTTCGCATGGAATCATCGATAAAAAGGCGACTCATGCAAAGGCGAAGGCCTTGCTGGATGAACTTGGTCTCGATCTGGATCTGGATCGTTATGTATCTTCGTTGACGATTGGCGACCAGCAGCTTGTCGAAATTGCTCGTGCCCTGTCGCTTCAGTTCGATGTCATCATCATGGATGAGCCTACCGCGGCGTTGAACAATTCCGAAACCGAGAAGTTGCATCGGATCGTCAAGAGGCTCGCCGCCGATGGCAAAGCCGTCATTTATGTCTCCCACCATCTCGAAGAGGTCTTCCAGATTTGCGACACCGTTGACGTGCTGCGCAATGGGAAGCTTGTCTTCTCTGGACCGGTGGCCGACACCAATGAGCAAAGCCTCGTCGAACAAATGCTCGGCAGGAAAGCGGAGGTATACAACAAAACCGATACCACTGCCGATAAGAGTCCTATCGGTCTTCAGGTGAAGGATGTGATTATCGGAAGGTTCCCGACGGCCTTTAATTTCGAAGTGAGAAAAGGCGAGATTCTCGGCATTGCGGGTCTTGTCGGTTCCGGACGTACGGAAATCAGCCGAGCGCTTTTCGGCCAGATGCCCATTCTCTCCGGATCCGTGCTCGTGGATGACAAGCCGGTGAATCTGTCCAACAATCGTAAGGCCATCCGGCAAGGTATCTTCATGCTTTCGGAAGACCGAAAGAACGAAGGAATCATTCCTCATCTTGATGTCATCGAAAATTCGATGATCGCCAAGAACAAGAAGGATCTTCCTTTTGCCGAACGGTTCCTTCCGATTGCGAAAAAGGAAAAGGATTCGTTCGATGAGCTCAAAGGCAAAATGAACATCAAAGTTCAGAATGACAACGAACTTATCGTCAGCCTTTCCGGAGGTAACCAGCAGAAAGTGCTGTTCGCCCGGGCTGTGCTCACTGGTTGCTCGGTCCTGATTCTCAATGAGCCGACTAGAGGCGTTGATGTCGGGGCCAAGATCGAGATCTATCAGCTTATCAAGGAACTTGCTGATTCCGGGGTAAGCATTATCGTCTCAAGCTCGGACGCTCCGGAAATCGCAGCTATCGCGAATCGGTGCATCGTACTGTTCGCTGGCAAGGAAGTAGCGGAATTTAAGGGATCGGACGTCACCGAAGAGAACATCATTGCGGCTTCGGTCGGTTCCATGAACAAGGAAGGGGAATGA
- a CDS encoding RNA-binding protein, with translation MLAQAVEHLISNIVDFPDDVSVKSRENARGELLRVRVNPEDIGRVIGRSGRTANAIRTVVQALSDHKVRVDIMDVRK, from the coding sequence ATGCTCGCACAAGCTGTGGAACATCTCATTTCCAATATCGTCGACTTTCCCGATGATGTTTCGGTGAAGTCCCGCGAAAACGCCCGCGGCGAACTGTTGCGGGTGCGTGTGAACCCTGAAGACATCGGGCGTGTGATCGGTCGTTCCGGCCGCACCGCCAATGCGATTCGTACCGTGGTGCAGGCGTTGTCCGACCACAAGGTGCGCGTCGACATCATGGATGTTCGCAAGTGA
- a CDS encoding ABC transporter permease: protein MTMSTQQDAALSLVDENRQSSAERAHKADQVRRILQNAGIVIPLAIVIIFELLFVPKFLSASNVTNMLINASILAILALGQTVVIAIFGIDLSVGAMQALVVCVTAMMVNKMNPVLAIICAIVFGGILGFFNGFVVVKLRVTDFIATLSTMNIYRGLALLITAGLPIEIMSGSFKKIATASIVHIPVTFILALLVGFGTWFILEKAPIGKHIVAVGDNALAARDSGISVEGTIIKAYLFCGLTAGLAGVLLASQLGTVNATVSTGLELQTIAVVVIGGTSMSGGHPRVIGTLLGALLLTIINSGLNILNIPSFYQYVAIGALLVFALSLDSGQRVMVARMFKGR from the coding sequence ATGACTATGTCAACTCAGCAAGACGCGGCTTTGTCGCTTGTCGATGAGAATCGCCAGAGCTCTGCCGAGCGTGCCCATAAAGCCGATCAGGTTCGCAGGATTTTGCAGAATGCGGGGATTGTCATTCCTCTTGCAATCGTGATCATCTTTGAATTGCTGTTTGTGCCGAAGTTCCTGTCGGCTTCAAACGTCACCAACATGCTGATCAATGCGTCCATCCTCGCCATTCTGGCACTTGGGCAGACAGTGGTCATCGCCATATTCGGCATCGATCTTTCCGTGGGCGCGATGCAGGCATTGGTTGTCTGTGTGACTGCAATGATGGTCAACAAGATGAATCCGGTGCTGGCTATCATATGCGCGATTGTTTTCGGTGGTATCCTCGGCTTCTTCAACGGATTCGTTGTCGTCAAACTTCGTGTCACCGACTTCATCGCCACGTTGTCGACGATGAATATCTATCGAGGTCTGGCCCTGCTTATCACGGCCGGATTGCCGATAGAAATCATGTCGGGATCGTTCAAGAAGATCGCCACAGCGAGCATCGTGCATATTCCCGTCACCTTTATCCTTGCGTTGCTCGTCGGTTTCGGCACTTGGTTCATTCTGGAGAAGGCGCCTATCGGCAAACACATTGTGGCTGTCGGCGACAACGCGCTCGCCGCACGAGACAGCGGCATCAGCGTTGAAGGAACCATCATCAAGGCCTATCTGTTCTGTGGTCTCACCGCTGGTCTCGCGGGAGTGCTGCTGGCCAGCCAGCTTGGAACAGTGAACGCAACAGTTTCCACCGGTCTTGAATTGCAGACCATCGCGGTGGTCGTGATTGGCGGAACCAGCATGTCCGGCGGCCATCCGCGCGTTATCGGAACGTTGCTCGGTGCGCTGCTGCTGACAATAATCAATTCGGGCCTGAATATCCTTAATATTCCCTCGTTCTACCAATACGTAGCGATTGGCGCGCTGCTTGTCTTCGCATTGAGCCTTGACAGCGGTCAGCGTGTCATGGTTGCGAGGATGTTCAAGGGAAGGTGA
- a CDS encoding substrate-binding domain-containing protein: protein MNKKVFALVAAVGLLAGSLAGCGTSGSDEQASSSKAGYSKVKFEKKKPLKLGYSTQDLSNPYWQTMAKGIKAGAKEAGVEVSVLDSKMDQSKQVSNSLDLVNQGISGLIITPVQPDALPSTVDAAHDAKIPVVVADIGVAGSYDAYLLSNNKAGGKMAAEYLVKKLSTPGTHKVGVVELHAGSVVGEQRRDGFKEELSKHDNFKIVSSLDGKDSVDGGFKAAQDMLSANPDLDVIYAANDNSAVGAERAMEAAHKSCKDGFVLMGFDGNDQALSMIKDGRMTATVAQDPYAQGKKAVELTMDLLDGKNPKFNDAKKRTVLYPVSMVDSENLSTFQAKKAQE from the coding sequence ATGAATAAGAAAGTATTTGCACTTGTCGCAGCTGTCGGTTTGCTGGCTGGCTCCCTCGCCGGTTGTGGAACGAGTGGCAGCGATGAACAGGCCTCGTCGTCAAAGGCAGGATATTCCAAAGTCAAGTTCGAAAAGAAAAAACCGCTGAAGTTGGGTTACTCCACTCAGGATCTTTCTAATCCGTACTGGCAGACAATGGCGAAGGGCATCAAGGCCGGAGCCAAGGAAGCTGGTGTCGAGGTTTCTGTTCTAGATTCGAAGATGGATCAGTCCAAGCAGGTTTCCAATAGCCTGGACTTGGTCAATCAGGGAATTTCCGGCCTGATCATTACCCCGGTGCAGCCGGATGCGCTTCCGTCTACCGTGGATGCCGCACATGATGCCAAGATCCCCGTTGTGGTGGCGGATATCGGAGTTGCCGGTTCCTACGATGCCTACCTGCTTTCCAACAACAAGGCAGGTGGCAAGATGGCTGCCGAGTATCTGGTCAAGAAACTGAGCACCCCTGGTACCCACAAGGTCGGCGTTGTCGAGTTGCATGCCGGCTCCGTTGTAGGTGAGCAGAGGCGTGATGGCTTCAAGGAAGAGCTGTCGAAGCATGATAACTTCAAGATCGTTTCCAGCCTTGATGGCAAGGATTCCGTGGATGGCGGCTTCAAGGCCGCGCAGGATATGCTTTCCGCCAACCCTGATCTGGATGTCATCTATGCCGCGAACGACAATTCTGCAGTGGGCGCCGAGCGCGCCATGGAAGCTGCCCACAAGTCCTGCAAGGATGGGTTCGTCCTGATGGGCTTTGACGGCAACGACCAGGCTCTCTCCATGATCAAAGACGGCAGAATGACCGCCACCGTTGCCCAGGATCCATACGCTCAGGGTAAGAAGGCCGTTGAGCTGACTATGGACTTGTTGGATGGCAAGAATCCCAAGTTCAACGATGCCAAGAAGCGCACGGTTCTTTACCCCGTGTCGATGGTTGACAGTGAAAATCTCAGCACTTTCCAAGCTAAAAAAGCTCAAGAGTGA
- the ffh gene encoding signal recognition particle protein, translating into MAAFSSLTDRLSGAFKHLRSKGKLTEADIDGTIREIRRALLDADVALDVVRSFTSRIRERALGEEVSKALNPAQQVVKIVNEELTSILGAGVDRPLNFAKNPPTIIMLAGLQGAGKTTLAGKLGYWLKDSGHTPLLVAADLQRPNAVTQLQVVGERADVPVYAPEKGVQSDGGETVAAPGQTSGDPVKVARDSIAYAKDKLYDTVIIDTAGRLGVDEELMAQARDIRDAVNPNEILFVIDAMIGQDAVQTAEAFNKGVDFTGVVLSKLDGDARGGAALSVATVTGKPILFVSNGEGLKDFEVFHPDRMASRILDMGDILTLIEQAQKEFDEQQAMESAQKMAKGTYGLDDFMEQLEQVRKLGSMKSLLGMIPGMAAHRKELEALDEHEIDRTEAIIHSMTPEERRDPSIIDGSRRARIAYGSGNTVSSVNGLLQRFEQAAKMMKRMTNKVGGGIPGMGGPAMGGGYGGKKGKKGKKKGKSKSGNPMKREAEEKALRQKLAGKKNSGGSAFAKKPQNPALPAGLQEAMDAAGTDENGTPNLPPNFGGGLSGLLG; encoded by the coding sequence ATGGCAGCATTCAGTTCTTTGACAGACAGGCTCTCGGGCGCGTTCAAGCATCTGCGGAGCAAAGGCAAACTCACCGAAGCGGATATCGACGGTACCATCCGCGAGATTCGTCGCGCCCTGCTGGACGCCGATGTGGCGCTCGACGTGGTGCGTTCCTTCACCTCTCGCATCCGTGAGCGCGCGCTCGGCGAAGAGGTCTCCAAGGCCCTGAACCCGGCGCAGCAGGTGGTGAAGATTGTCAACGAGGAATTGACGTCGATCCTCGGCGCCGGCGTCGACCGCCCGCTGAACTTCGCGAAGAACCCGCCCACCATCATCATGCTCGCAGGTCTGCAAGGCGCCGGCAAGACGACCCTGGCGGGCAAGCTCGGCTATTGGCTTAAGGATTCGGGCCACACCCCGCTTTTGGTCGCGGCCGATCTGCAGCGTCCGAACGCGGTCACCCAGCTGCAAGTGGTCGGCGAGCGCGCCGACGTGCCGGTCTACGCTCCCGAGAAGGGCGTCCAGTCCGACGGCGGCGAGACCGTCGCAGCTCCCGGACAGACCTCCGGCGACCCGGTAAAGGTGGCACGTGACTCGATTGCGTACGCCAAAGACAAGCTCTACGACACGGTCATCATCGATACCGCAGGCCGCTTGGGTGTCGACGAGGAGCTGATGGCCCAGGCCCGCGATATTCGCGACGCCGTCAATCCCAACGAGATCCTCTTCGTCATCGACGCGATGATCGGCCAGGATGCGGTGCAGACCGCCGAGGCCTTCAACAAGGGTGTGGACTTTACCGGCGTGGTGCTCTCCAAGCTCGACGGCGACGCACGAGGCGGCGCGGCGCTTTCCGTCGCGACGGTCACCGGCAAGCCGATTCTCTTCGTCTCCAACGGCGAGGGCCTGAAGGACTTCGAGGTCTTCCACCCGGACCGCATGGCCTCCCGCATCCTCGATATGGGCGACATCCTCACCTTGATCGAGCAGGCGCAGAAGGAGTTCGACGAGCAGCAAGCCATGGAGTCCGCCCAAAAGATGGCGAAAGGCACCTATGGTTTGGATGATTTCATGGAGCAGCTCGAACAGGTGCGCAAGCTTGGCTCGATGAAAAGCCTGTTGGGAATGATTCCCGGCATGGCTGCACACCGCAAGGAGCTCGAAGCCCTTGACGAGCACGAGATCGACCGCACCGAAGCCATCATCCATTCGATGACACCGGAAGAGCGTCGTGACCCCTCCATCATCGACGGCTCCCGTCGCGCCCGCATCGCCTACGGTTCCGGCAACACGGTTTCATCCGTCAATGGGTTGCTGCAACGTTTCGAGCAGGCAGCGAAGATGATGAAGCGCATGACCAACAAGGTCGGCGGCGGCATCCCCGGCATGGGTGGCCCGGCCATGGGTGGCGGCTACGGCGGCAAAAAGGGCAAGAAAGGCAAGAAGAAAGGCAAGTCCAAGTCAGGCAACCCGATGAAGCGCGAAGCCGAAGAAAAAGCGTTGCGTCAAAAACTTGCCGGCAAAAAGAACTCCGGCGGCTCGGCCTTCGCCAAGAAGCCACAGAACCCTGCCCTTCCAGCAGGTTTGCAAGAAGCCATGGATGCGGCCGGCACTGACGAGAACGGCACGCCGAACCTTCCGCCGAACTTCGGCGGTGGCCTTTCCGGCTTGCTCGGCTGA
- a CDS encoding DUF1778 domain-containing protein, translating to MNDTQNADIQFNISISKDQLALMKRAAALEERPVKDWAADKLYEAASEGIDQEVTLQEVNEEFDKILATFEAPANV from the coding sequence ATGAACGACACACAAAATGCAGACATTCAATTCAATATCTCCATCAGCAAAGACCAGCTCGCACTTATGAAGCGCGCTGCGGCACTTGAGGAGAGGCCAGTGAAGGACTGGGCGGCGGACAAGCTGTATGAGGCCGCCAGCGAGGGCATCGATCAAGAAGTGACGCTTCAGGAGGTCAACGAGGAATTCGACAAGATTCTCGCGACTTTCGAAGCCCCTGCAAACGTCTGA
- a CDS encoding LacI family DNA-binding transcriptional regulator — protein sequence MKVDKVGIRDVARNAGVSLGTVSNVMNHPDQVSPQNRAKVFQTMKLLNYIPSKAAGQLRGQKSGLVGVMVPDIGNLYWASVIRGVENVCDSAGLGMIVSSSHQDNKRQIEAFDNLMSYGVDGLIVAPINIFADELQTFRSRFGIVSIGKSPVVPYVGNNGEEGMYLATKYLIGLGHRHFGFINGKVGVSWCAARRRGVLKALHEMGLSAKDSLKTATVEDLTVVEGEKGAETILRRCPGVTALICSNDMLALGAILEVKKTGRRIPEDLSIVGYDDVEFAEALNPSLTTVRQPSYELGESAARLLIGDHAEEVRKKEWPVSLIVRNSTGPVSS from the coding sequence ATGAAGGTCGATAAGGTAGGTATTCGTGATGTAGCTCGCAATGCCGGTGTCTCGCTGGGTACTGTTTCCAATGTGATGAATCATCCTGATCAGGTAAGTCCTCAGAATCGAGCCAAAGTATTTCAGACAATGAAGCTTTTGAATTATATTCCTTCAAAAGCTGCGGGACAATTGAGGGGGCAAAAATCTGGTCTTGTGGGTGTGATGGTGCCTGATATCGGAAACCTGTATTGGGCTTCCGTCATCCGAGGTGTGGAAAATGTCTGTGACTCCGCAGGGTTGGGAATGATTGTCAGTTCGAGTCATCAGGACAATAAAAGGCAGATCGAGGCTTTTGACAATCTTATGAGTTACGGCGTCGATGGCCTTATCGTTGCACCCATCAATATTTTTGCAGATGAGCTTCAAACCTTCCGTAGTAGGTTCGGAATCGTCTCAATTGGAAAGTCTCCCGTGGTGCCCTACGTTGGTAATAACGGCGAAGAGGGCATGTACTTGGCGACTAAATATCTGATTGGTTTGGGGCACCGGCATTTCGGCTTCATCAACGGCAAGGTAGGTGTTTCCTGGTGTGCGGCCAGACGCAGAGGCGTCTTGAAGGCTTTGCATGAAATGGGATTATCTGCGAAGGATTCTTTAAAGACCGCAACCGTTGAAGATTTGACCGTCGTAGAGGGCGAAAAGGGTGCAGAGACCATTTTGCGCCGTTGTCCTGGGGTGACTGCTTTGATTTGTTCCAACGATATGCTTGCGTTAGGCGCGATTCTGGAAGTGAAGAAAACCGGTAGACGTATTCCTGAGGATCTTTCGATAGTGGGATACGATGACGTTGAATTTGCTGAGGCTTTAAATCCTAGTCTGACGACTGTCCGGCAGCCTTCATATGAATTAGGGGAAAGCGCGGCGCGATTGCTTATTGGCGATCATGCGGAAGAAGTGAGGAAGAAAGAATGGCCGGTGTCGTTGATTGTCAGAAACTCGACAGGTCCGGTAAGCTCGTGA
- a CDS encoding endonuclease/exonuclease/phosphatase family protein, whose translation MAITLSILLGLIALWWALRFLPAGADGHGLMPYLIAFVRFLWIPSIIILAVALISRHWIVAVIAAILTILTGVFASPWYRKLHHTSARQNPARQASQDKKIQNTDIPYTVMTLNCRYGHADPQAIIDAVRNNDVSILALQELTPELVAAIDNAGMNESLPYRQFGKSKESDNGGFNAIFSRTEPDAQAGNAIDIAAADVPYCEINGVAVYSVHPKSPMRGCKEWSQGIRKLAELMPKSGSAIPQTASSASSSEKAAHETIIMGDLNSNLDHPSFRKLSNAGFEDAGLTSSHTRSASFPQWLVWPRLELDHILVTPGLATSNVHTLAIPGSDHFALLAQLRHL comes from the coding sequence ATGGCAATCACGCTCTCCATTTTGCTGGGCCTTATCGCCTTGTGGTGGGCACTGCGTTTCCTGCCGGCGGGCGCAGACGGGCATGGTCTCATGCCATATCTCATCGCGTTCGTCCGTTTTCTATGGATACCGTCAATAATTATTTTGGCGGTGGCGCTTATATCCCGCCATTGGATTGTCGCTGTCATCGCGGCGATATTGACCATACTTACCGGCGTATTCGCCTCACCTTGGTACCGAAAATTACACCATACCTCGGCCAGGCAAAACCCGGCAAGACAAGCGTCGCAAGACAAGAAAATCCAAAATACTGATATTCCCTATACTGTAATGACCCTGAATTGCCGTTATGGCCATGCCGACCCACAAGCCATCATCGACGCCGTACGCAATAATGACGTTTCCATATTGGCTTTACAGGAACTCACTCCGGAACTCGTCGCAGCTATCGATAATGCAGGAATGAACGAGTCGCTCCCCTACCGCCAGTTCGGCAAATCGAAGGAAAGCGACAACGGCGGCTTCAACGCCATCTTCTCGCGCACCGAACCCGATGCACAAGCCGGCAACGCCATCGACATCGCCGCAGCCGACGTGCCGTACTGCGAAATCAACGGGGTAGCCGTTTACAGCGTTCATCCCAAATCCCCGATGCGCGGCTGCAAGGAATGGTCTCAAGGCATCAGAAAACTAGCCGAACTCATGCCTAAGAGCGGTTCCGCCATTCCGCAGACCGCTTCTTCCGCCTCATCGTCAGAAAAAGCTGCACACGAGACCATCATCATGGGCGATCTCAATTCCAACCTCGACCACCCCAGCTTCCGCAAGCTGTCCAACGCTGGATTTGAGGACGCAGGCCTCACCTCCTCACATACCCGCTCCGCAAGTTTTCCGCAATGGCTGGTTTGGCCGCGCCTGGAACTCGACCATATTCTGGTAACTCCCGGTCTCGCAACGTCGAACGTACACACTTTGGCCATCCCCGGGAGCGACCATTTCGCGTTGCTCGCCCAGCTGCGTCATCTATAG